A single window of Rana temporaria chromosome 1, aRanTem1.1, whole genome shotgun sequence DNA harbors:
- the NUDT6 gene encoding nucleoside diphosphate-linked moiety X motif 6 isoform X2, with the protein MRILGKCLLYRTKTSVLVFQTLNAWKFPGGLSDPGEDIGVTAVREVLEETGIKSEFKSLLSIRQQHNHPGAFGKSDMYIICRLKPLSYSINFCPHECLRCEWMNLKELAYSSHTTPITSRIAKLLLYGYKEGFHNIDLTVRTLPAVYSGLFYSLYHKDLPDSYEVKLDLK; encoded by the exons TGTTCTTGTATTCCAGACTCTAAATGCATGGAAATTTCCAGGGGGGTTATCTGATCCAGGAGAAGATATTG GAGTCACAGCAGTTCGAGAAGTTCTTGAAGAGACTGGCATTAAGTCAGAGTTTAAATCTCTCCTGAGCATAAGACAGCAGCATAATCACCCAGGGGCCTTTGGAAAGTCGGATATGTACATCATATGTCGTTTGAAGCCATTATCTTACAGCATTAACTTCTGCCCTCATGAGTGTCTGAGGTGTGAATGGATGAACCTGAAGGAGCTTGCCTACTCAAGTCATACTACACCCATCACCAGTAGAATTGCTAAGCTTTTACTATATGGCTATAAGGAAGGCTTTCACAATATTGACCTAACTGTGAGGACTCTCCCAGCCGTTTACTCAGGTTTATTCTATTCTCTGTACCACAAGGATTTACCAGATTCTTATGAAGTAAAACTTGATCTCAAGTAA